The following DNA comes from Numida meleagris isolate 19003 breed g44 Domestic line chromosome 16, NumMel1.0, whole genome shotgun sequence.
ACAACTTGTTATCATGTGCAGCTGACAGGGCCAGTGCCTGGGACTCGTCCATGCAGCTTGGAGCTCTAAAGGGCAAGGACTgccatcctgctgctctgacaATCGCCCCTCGCAACCAGCATGATGTAGCTGGTTGATCCTAGCCCTGGAGAAATCAGCTACACTTCAACTTCTGAGCTCCCAGCTCTCTACCAACAAAATCTCAAATGGGAACTCAGTACgcagagaaaaacattcatcCTCGTGATTTATTGGGCACGTCTGAGAAGCAcccaagctgctgctgtgactgtGCTCCTTCTGTGCAGGTTGCTCCCTGCCTCTTCTAACCAGCTTCGAGATACGATGTGGGCAGGGAAGCGATGAACTCAACAGCTGCACTGATCAATATCATCCCTAGCTATAAGCTCAATGTGCTTTgttgataaaaataaacaagatagAGATGCTGACAAATCATTAGCATTTGTCTAATCACTATCCTCGGGCAGCTTTCTGCAGGCAATAGATCAGCACATTGCCTGCCTTGCAGCCTGTCACCAGTGCTTCCCAGTGACGGGCAATAAGCTGCCTACTGCGTGTGCGTTTCTGAAGGGCCAAAGATGTGAAAGATGCCAGAAGTTCACACGTGGGAGTCAAAAAGTTAGAAATGCAGCTGCCAATcttctttcccatttatttttctatcagcTTTCGCTTTCGTTTCAGCGCACAAAGGAACTGAATGCCTCCAAGCAGGCTGACAAAACCCCTGCACCCGCCTGCCCCCAGGAGCAGCCGTCTCCGTGGAGTAACAGCACCCTCCCAGCACCCAAAGGAAATCACAGCGCCGTGCCACGCTGCTTCACTCCCCCATAGCAGCCTCGCAGATCCAGACAATGTCTTTGGcaaatgctgcttctttgcAGGCTACGTTTGTAGCGTCGGGGCCTTTCTGGCTGCGCTGGCACGCACAGCTTGGCAGCGCTCCGGGGCCGCCCGTGCCAATGCTCTCCACCTTGGACTTCAGATCATCTCTCCCGGTTTCTCTCCGAGCCTGACTCGCTGTGGCTTCGTGCCAACAGCACAACGCTCACGCCTGCTACAAACGCAACTGGCAAAGCTTCCAGCACCAGCGGCTCGTCCAAGGAGAGTGGGCAAACGACGCGTGCTGATGTGCCCCGATGGGCTTTAAAAGAACGAATTTAACGTAAACGCAGAATGTGGCGCAGGTCACGTTTCGAAGGAAAACCGCACTGTCACTTCAGCtggcctcctgcagctgcaacCGCTGCGTTTCTGTTAATTGACGGCTCGTTGCAACGGGTGCGGGAAACGCCACGGGTGCGTTCCAGCAGGGAAACCGAGCGGGAGCGGAACCGTCCGCGGCAGCCGAGCGAACCCGCCCCGTCCAGACTCGATCCCCCCCGGGCTGCGGAGGAGGCGTGCCGCCCGCGGGCCCCGGCCGGGCACGGCCCCGGCNNNNNNNNNNNNNNNNNNNNNNNNNNNNNNNNNNNNNNNNNNNNNNNNNNNNNNNNNNNNNNNNNNNNNNNNNNNNNNNNNNNNNNNNNNNNNNNNNNNNNNNNNNNNNNNNNNNNNNNNNNNNNNNNNNNNNNNNNNNNNNNNNNNNNNNNNNNNNNNNNNNNNNNNNNNNNNNNNNNNNNNNNNNNNNNNACCTGGGCCCAGGCCCCGCCCGGCGCGGCGGATGGGGCCGGCGGTCGTCCCGGGCTCTCCCCGGCTCCGCGTCCTCCTcgggccccgctccccccgccgcGGCCTCCGCTGTCAACAAACCCCTCCGTCACTTCCGCCAGCCGGGGCCGCCGCACCGGATGCCCCGCCGCGTTCCCCCTAGGAAACACCGGCCGGGTCGGAACGCTCCGACCGCCCCGCGGCGCCGGGAAGCTCGGGGAGCGGCGGCAGCTCCGGGACGCGGCGCTCCCTGCGGGCCGGGTACCGCGACGACACGAGGTGCGGCGGCGCTGACGTCACGGGGCGCCCCGGAGCGCGGGCAGCGCTCACCGCCGCCTCACGCCGCCCCGGGGGAGGcgagggggcgtggcctccGGCGGCGGGAGGGGCGACGGCAAGGGGGGCGTGGCTTCGAGCCCCCCCCACCCGCGGGCGCAGCGTTTCCAGCCGGAGCGGTTGCGCTGCGCGTGGGGTCGGGGCCGCCATGTCGCGGCTGCACCGGAGCAGGtgggtgcggggccgggggggcgcggcgtgccgtgccgtgccgtgccgtcCTCTCTCTCGCTAACGGCCGCCGCTTCCCCCCAGGATCGCGGATTTCCAGGAGGTGCTCGGCGAACCCACGGTGGCTCTGGGCAAGCTTCGCGATCTCTGCTTCAGCggtgagcggggctgggggtgggggtgctCCGGCGCGGCGGTTCCGTCGGGCCGCGGCCGCTCCTCCCGCTCCGTTCCCCGAACTTCAGCGCGCCGGCCCCCGCCGGGGCCGAGCCGTGCCCGGTGCTGACGGCCGCGTCTCTGCTGTCCCGCAGGGATCCCGTTTGACGGAGGGCTGCGCTGCCTCTGCTGGAAGGTTCGTCTGGCGCTGCGTGCCGCTGCTCCCGGCGGCGCTTTGGGGCGCTCCGGGCGGTTCTCGGGGCGCGTAAGAGCCAAAGCCGTAAGAATAACGGGGCGGAACTTCCCGGCCCCTCGGAATCCGCAGCAGTTTGCGGAGTTGGCCGCGGTGCCGCTCGCTGCCCGGAGGTGGCCGTGTGCTCCGCGTCTGCTCGGGGTGGGTTCGCTGTGGCTCGGCGCTCCGTGGGGAGCCGGGCGCTGGGACGTCCCCGCCCGGCAAAGCGCTGCCCCGCGCTGGGTTTGCTCGGCTCGCGGGCTGGCCCCGTGCTCCCCGAAGCCTCACGCGTGTGTCTGCCTCCTGCACAGATCCTGCTGAACTACCTCCCCTTAGAGAGGGCCCTATGGAGCTCTTTGCTGAAGAAGCAGAGGTGAGGGCGTCTCGACTGGCTCCTTTCGTTCTAACGGTATCGGTGGAGAAGGGGAGTAGTTCCTTAAATAATTAAGTACCTTCGTAAAAGGAATGGCTGTCGCGTGCTGTTCTTGGGGTCAGTGGATTTGAGCTCTTCGGTTGAACACAATTCAATAGAAAATCAGGTGCAGGCTGAGCGCAGCGGTGCCGGGGTGTCTGTCTGAACTCGGGCCGGGCGCTGACACTGATGTAATCTTCTGCTTCATTGCAAATCCCTCTTTCCCTCCTTAAGGGATCTGTATTCCCAGTTCCTAAAAGAAATGATTATTCAGCCTGGGATCGCCAAAGCCAACCTTGGTGTTTCAAGGGAAGATGTGACCTTAGAGGATCACGTAAGTGCCGCTAACCTTTGCGTTGCAGGACAATCCCCGTAGCCCTGACCTGCTGttctgggctctgtgctgctcttggCCCTGTGCTGGCAGGAGGGGTGGTTCCTGGGTGCCAGTCCAGACCTTGTGTCCGAGCAGCCTTTAGCGTGAGCGACCGGCAAAGCACTGGTAGCTGGGAAGGGAGCTGCCTGCGGCTGTGTGTGCATCTTCCCTCCTGctttggggctgtgctgcctgtgggtctgctggggcagagcagagggttCCTCCAGCAAAGAGATGCTCTCCTGGGAAGCTGTGTCCATGGGTGGGCTCAGAACAGGCTGCTCTGAAGAGGCGGGAGGgggcagctggagcacagcagaagGCTGGTTTATCTCCGGTTTGCTGATACTGACTTCTTTAATCGTTCTTTACTGACCGCTTTTTGCATCcctttttactttgaaaatgctGTTAAGTTGGTGTCAAGGCAGGGGATGACATAACTGACAAGAAGGACTGTAAATGCTACAGCTGCTTCCATGGCTTATGCTGAGCGTTAGTTTTCTGCTGGTGTACGGTCACCTGCGCAGCTGTGATCCACCGGGGCTGTAAAACTGTAATGTGTGTCACATTCCATGTGTTGGCAGCTTACAGTGATCTTTGGATCTCTCGGAATGCTCCTTTTAtggccttttcttttctcctgccAGATAATTGTTAACTTCGCGCAGATCTtaatctggagaaaagaaagcgCCTGTGGGAGAGGGGGAGTCAGGTTTGTCGTATTGGAAAACTGGTCAGATTGGGGACGAGTTGTTGGTGTTTATAAtgcctttcctccttcctgggAGCAGTGGTGGTGCTTAATCAGGGTGCAAAGACCTCTTCCTTTGTACAGGCTGGAGTTGCCATTGAGAATCTTCATTTTTGAGGCTGCTTGATTTGGGAACTAAGCCATGAAGTCATGGAAAGGGATTGGAAATGTTGGTTTCTGCTTCAGTGAGTCTGCGTGATCACTTGTTTTGCAAGTTGTGATCTGCTTCCTATGCTATGCGTGCtgtctgaagcagcagcactgaatgcAGTGAGAGAAGGATCGAGCCCTGCCCCGGTGCTGGCTGACAGCAGGAATGTTACATCGCTGTGCGTTTACTGAGGGCTTCGGTGCTCGTGAAGCATGcttgtttttatcttgtttaTTTCTCTAGCCCCTCAATCCGAACCCAGACAGTCGGTGGAATACCTACTTCAAGGACAACGAAGTGCTCCTCCAGATAGACAAAGACGTCAGGTGCGTGTGCCATAATGACTCAGGTTTCTGAACCTGAGTGCTTCGCTTAATACTTTGTACTTTGAAAATCGAGTTTAATATTAAACTGAGCCCTCTACTTAGCACGGGGCACGTACTTCCTTCTTATGCTCGATTTCCTCCCCCGTCCACCCTAGGAGGCTGTACCCCGACATGGCATTCTTCCAGCGCCCGACCGACTACCCCTGCCTTTTGATCCTGGATCCCCAAAATGAGTTTGAGACGCTGCGCAAGCGGGTGGAGCAGACCACACTCAAGTCACAGACGGTGGCACGGAACCGCAGCGGGGTTACAAATGTGAGGTCCGGGTGTGGGCTGCATGGCGTCGTCCCCGATAGAGCTGCTGGTGGTTCTCGGgcctttttctgcttgtgtgATGGAATTATGTGAATGCACCAGCAGATACTGTGAATTTGGTGGCTAGGCAGCTTTAAAGAGCCAGCCGGTGTGCCTGACGGTTGGCAGGAGCCATAGGTACGCTTAATTTCCTGACTTCTGGAAGAAGTCAGAGTTCCAGGAAGATGTGTTATGCCTGAGATGCGCCTTCCTGCATGGGAACAAAGCACTGAAGGGTTAATTTAGTGAAGCTGAGTTGATAGAGTCTTCCAGAGCTGGATATCCTCAAACTGTGGTTGGGAAAAGAGCTGGGTAACTGCTGAAACGCGCgttgtctttttcctctttgggtGTTGGATTATTAAGTGCCGCACgctgggtgctggggaaggTGGCTAGCTGCAGTCTGTCCCTTTTCCTGCATTACAATGAAGTggaactgctgtgttttcttactGCATGGGGTTGGGTGATGCAGTGATTCAGGGGGACTGTCTGTTGTGGCGCAGGCTGCTTTGTTCATCAGCTCCAGTCTTGCCTTGCTCTTCAGGTGAGCTCCCCTCTTAAATCGTCTCCTAACTCTCTGAGTGAGTACGAAGTTCTGCCCAATGGCTGCGAAGCTCACTGGGAAGTGGTGGAGCGAATCCTTTTCATCTATGCCAAGCTGAACCCCGGGATAGCCTACGTTCAGGGGATGAATGAAATAGTGGGGCCCCTTTACTACACCTTTGCTACAGATCCTAACAGCGAGTGGAAAGGTGAGAGGCTCTTGTGGATGCTCGGAAGGGGCTGTTGTGCCGCGTGCTCTCTGGGTGCAGGAGTGTTTCAGGATGGAGACTCTATGCAATTCAGTTTTGACTgagcaggcaaaaaaaaaaaaaaaaaaaacctgaaaaaccAACAAATGCAGCAGGAGATTTCTGGGACCCCTGACAGAGACTGAACGGGCTGTGAGTGCCGGGGACGTGAGAAGTGGagatttggggattttttgttttgtgtgaaTCCACGTTGCGCTTCCTGACTGAAACCTAAAATCCCCGTAGAAGTCCTTTGTTGCTGGTACTAAAAATACTGCCGTGCGGGTGGTGGTGGggttgtttgctttgttctgctgctttgtttgtttctgttttgcacgtgggttttgtttttaattaacaacAGCAACTGAAAGGGTGTGGTGAGAAGCAGAATGGAGTGGGAGTTCTCTGCTGCTCCCCCTTCAAAGCTCTGGGGCTGTGTGCTGATGGCAGCGAGAGCCGGTGCTCCCCCGGGGCACTGAAAACTGGTCCTTGTGTCACGGAGACCTGGAGGTGCACGCAGGgtctgcactgcagcagttcTGTACGCAGCCTTGTCTTGTGAGATGCACTTCTTGAGTCACGGGCAGCAGTGAGGTTAtcagcccagagcagctctgtgtgccTCTGACCGATGCTTTCTCTGCGCTTCCATTCGCTTCCTTTTTTCATTCCCCAGAACACGCTGAAGCTGACACGTTTTTCTGCTTTACCAACCTCATGGCTGAAATCCGGGACAACTTCATTAAGAGCCTGGATGACTCTCAGTGTGGTATAACCTACAAAATGGAGAAGGTCTATTCCACCCTGAAGGAAAAGGACGTGGAGCTGTATTtgaagctggtgaggagctGGGTGTTTCTCTGAGTCGTGGCTGGAATGTGGGGGAGGGAGTGTTCAAATGTCAGCCAACTTTGTACAGCTGTTCCTGGGCTTGAATAGAGAGGTTGAGGAGCTGTGGGAAGGCAACAGGACATAGGGGCTGTCTTATCTATAAGCTGAAACAAGCTCTCCTTGGAGTAAGGCTGGAGTAAGCTGACCCAGCAAAGCTTTCCTCCCCTGCTGGAGTGcaggcaagcagcagctgctgcgaGGCTACCAGCTGTGACTTGGCCACCATCCCTGGTCACCTGCAAGTCAAGCTGGAGGTGGAAACACAAGTTCTGCTGTAGAGTTGCTTGGAATTTGTCATCAAAAACATCAACAAATCTCCCTGCAGAAGtcagctgaaaagctgcagtATCCTGCTCATGTAATTCTaccattttccttccttcagggATCTCAGGGTGCTGTGGATTGCTGTGGATTTTGTCGAATGTCAGGCAGTGACTGTAGCAAACCCCTGTGGGTGCTGTAGTCTGTTTGATGTGCAAGTCCAAGGTGAATCTGGACAGGGAAGCTGTCCTTGTTACTGCAGCCTTCACCAGCTCACTGGGAGATTTCCTGCATTTAGAAAAGGCGAGATATATTCTGTAATCCAAAAGGTGATCTGTCAGCACGGTGACACAGCCCACAGTGTTGGCTGAAGGCTGATTTAGGGGGGAGAAAATAAACGACTTACTGTGTGGCTGGCAGGAAATGGCCTTGGCCATGCAGCAGCCGATCTTCAGGAATGTCATCGGGATCCTGAGCTTTTCTGACCGTGCTTAAAGTTACGGTCTCTTGGATTTGATAGTAAAGAAACCCAGGAAGGCTACAGGCTGGAGGTGCTTACAGTGTGTCTTACTGACCATCAGCGTGAACTTTGCCCcatcttttgtttccttctgtgaaCAGTAAAGCTTTGATAAATGCAGAGCTTctggaagggagaggaaatgctgaaaaaacagCGCCTTTGCTGGAGGGGGAGGGCTGCGGCTTTGCAGATAAAGTGTTGTTCAGATGGGAAGTTAAAATTACTCAGCAAGTTTAACTGAAATAACACACACGGTGCcttaaggaagaaaagcttcCTTTACCCCTGTGTTAGTGgagcattttctgtctttgtttgtAGACATGGAACATGGCCGCACTGAAGATTTTTCTCAGTGTAGCTCAAATGTGAAAGCCCTcaaaggaggtggtggaatcgCTGATGTTCCAGCATGGGCTGGAAGCATAGAGCTATTTCTGGGTGGAGATGGGGAGGGAAACGGGGGCCGCATCTCTTaggtgggctgggctggggccCTGTATTCATTCTTTGCCCGGTGCATGTCTGACAGCAAGAGCAGAACAT
Coding sequences within:
- the TBC1D13 gene encoding TBC1 domain family member 13, which codes for MSRLHRSRIADFQEVLGEPTVALGKLRDLCFSGIPFDGGLRCLCWKILLNYLPLERALWSSLLKKQRDLYSQFLKEMIIQPGIAKANLGVSREDVTLEDHPLNPNPDSRWNTYFKDNEVLLQIDKDVRRLYPDMAFFQRPTDYPCLLILDPQNEFETLRKRVEQTTLKSQTVARNRSGVTNVSSPLKSSPNSLSEYEVLPNGCEAHWEVVERILFIYAKLNPGIAYVQGMNEIVGPLYYTFATDPNSEWKEHAEADTFFCFTNLMAEIRDNFIKSLDDSQCGITYKMEKVYSTLKEKDVELYLKLQEQNIKPQFFAFRWLTLLLSQEFLLPDVIRIWDSLFADDKRFDFLLLVCCAMLTLIRDQLLEGDFTLNMRLLQDYPISDVHLILKKAKELQDSK